From one Spirochaetota bacterium genomic stretch:
- a CDS encoding type II toxin-antitoxin system HicB family antitoxin, whose translation MKDILKHKDFIGSVHFNADDELFYGKIEGINDLITFEGKSVKELLSSFREAVDDYIRLCKSNKKPIYKSYKGSFNVRISPTLHRKAIEKALSLGIPLNQLVQKAIENEVSTGK comes from the coding sequence ATGAAAGACATATTAAAGCATAAGGATTTTATTGGGTCCGTTCACTTCAATGCCGATGACGAGCTTTTTTACGGTAAAATTGAAGGGATTAACGATCTTATTACTTTCGAAGGCAAATCGGTCAAAGAACTTCTCTCCTCTTTCAGGGAAGCCGTTGACGATTATATTCGCCTTTGTAAATCAAATAAGAAACCGATTTATAAATCCTATAAAGGAAGTTTTAATGTCAGAATATCCCCCACGTTGCATAGAAAGGCTATTGAAAAAGCATTATCACTTGGAATTCCCTTGAATCAATTAGTTCAAAAGGCGATTGAAAATGAGGTATCAACGGGTAAATAA
- a CDS encoding DUF4386 domain-containing protein, whose amino-acid sequence MELTSKSITNQPRKIATAAGVLYILGIIAGILSISYVIDDPEYLVKAASDTHGVLVTAFFHLLMAPIYVGVAIVQYPVLRKYNQLLAFGFAGFRIMAGVFIVIGVIVLLLLLSLSQEFVNAGRPGGSYFQTMGVLLQTGRDLLNHVATIISVCIGGLMYYSLLFQTKLVPRWLSGWGLLGTTLAIAASLLFLFRVIGIITPIYLALNVPMALQEIVLAVWLIVKGFNSSVMVPDRARGN is encoded by the coding sequence ATGGAACTAACAAGCAAATCAATCACCAATCAACCCCGCAAAATCGCTACCGCCGCGGGAGTGCTTTATATCCTTGGCATTATCGCGGGCATCCTGAGCATTTCTTATGTCATAGATGATCCGGAGTATCTCGTAAAAGCGGCGTCGGACACTCATGGCGTACTGGTCACGGCGTTTTTCCATTTACTGATGGCGCCAATATATGTTGGCGTTGCGATAGTGCAATACCCCGTATTGAGAAAATATAATCAATTACTGGCCTTTGGATTCGCTGGATTCAGGATTATGGCGGGGGTGTTTATCGTAATTGGTGTAATCGTATTGCTGCTGCTTCTTTCCCTGAGCCAGGAGTTTGTAAACGCAGGAAGGCCCGGCGGATCATATTTCCAGACCATGGGCGTACTTTTGCAGACGGGGCGCGATTTATTGAACCATGTGGCGACTATAATTTCCGTATGTATAGGTGGCCTGATGTATTATTCTCTTCTATTTCAGACAAAACTTGTTCCCCGCTGGTTGTCGGGATGGGGTCTGCTGGGAACGACATTGGCCATAGCGGCAAGCCTGCTCTTCTTATTTCGTGTTATTGGTATTATAACCCCAATCTACCTTGCGTTAAATGTTCCCATGGCGTTGCAGGAAATAGTGCTGGCGGTATGGCTGATCGTTAAGGGTTTTAATTCATCGGTGATGGTTCCCGATCGAGCGCGCGGGAATTGA